A single window of Balaenoptera ricei isolate mBalRic1 chromosome 15, mBalRic1.hap2, whole genome shotgun sequence DNA harbors:
- the TP53TG5 gene encoding TP53-target gene 5 protein, with product MQDEEAQDKIQQPVSKVIVRNRLKAVLKNLSLLKLLKSSNPRTQQLHNLARRCWNSLLRVPKMLGVSSGYDDVWDKAEQNKKDLQEAGCPSKKLDSKKSEPLRESEESRPKAAPGERHTAQTAGPQREEQMQPEVPVTSKGHGLPTDPGAQEGQSPTGDPRVVFLKTRQYRTPMKDMKQLETADQCIWFEGLPTRVHLPGPRVMCRSSALRWVKRRCTRLCSASLELPMVRPYKVRPWMGARGVRRGQRLRNHLNGRDGRENSRVYK from the exons atGCAAGATGAGGAAGCACAGGACAAGATACAGCAGCCTGTCAGCAAAGTAATTGTGCGGAACCGACTTAAAGCG GTGCTAAAAAACTTGTCGCTCTTGAAGCTGCTCAAGAGCTCGAACCCTCGGACCCAACAGCTGCATAACCTGGCCAGAAGGTGTTGGAATTCACTGCTCAGAGTTCCGAAGATGCTCGGGGTCTCCTCCGG GTACGACGACGTCTGGGATaaagcagaacaaaataaaaaagatcttCAGGAGGCTGGGTGTCCCAGCAAGAAACTGGACTCCAAGAAATCAGAGCCCCTAAGGGAGTCTGAGGAGTCAAGGCCCAAGGCGGCACCGGGGGAGAGGCACACGGCACAGACAGCAGGGCCACAGAGGGAGGAGCAGATGCAGCCTGAGGTCCCCGTGACATCAAAGGGTCATGGCCTGCCCACTGACCCTGGAGCCCAGGAGGGGCAATCACCCACTGGGGACCCCCGAGTCGTCTTCCTGAAGACCCGCCAGTACAGAACTCCCATGAAGGACATGAAGCAGCTGGAAACAGCAGACCAGTGTATCTGGTTTGAGGGGCTGCCCACACGAGTCCACCTCCCAGGGCCCCGGGTGATGTGCAGATCATCCGCCCTGCGCTGGGTCAAGCGCCGCTGCACCCGCCTCTGCTCCGCATCACTTGAGCTGCCAATGGTCCGTCCATACAAG GTGCGACCTTGGATGGGAGCCAGAGGTGTGCGGAGAGGGCAGAGATTGCGCAACCATCTGAACGGGAGGGATGGGCGGGAAAATTCGCGAGTCTACAAATAA
- the DBNDD2 gene encoding dysbindin domain-containing protein 2, with translation MDPNPRAALERQQLRLRERQKFFEDILQPETEFVFPLSHLHLESHRPPIGSISSMEVNVDTLEQVEFIDLGDQDGADVFLPCEDPPPTPQTSGVDDRPEEPNLPMPTADRTTSRTSSSSSDSSTNPHSPDVSDGGADTPLAQSDKEEDGGDGGAEPGACS, from the exons ATGGACCCAAATCCGCGGGCAGCCCTGGAGCGCCAGCAGCTCCGCCTTCGGGAGCGGCAGAAATTCTTTGAGGACATTTTACAGCCTGAGACAGAGTTTGTCTTCCCCCTGTCCCACCTGCATCTCGAGTCGCACAGAC CCCCCATAGGTAGTATCTCATCCATGGAGGTGAATGTGGACACACTTGAGCAAGTGGAATTTATCGACCTTGGGGATCAGGATGGAGCTGACGTGTTCTTGCCTTGCGAAGATCCTCCACCGACCCCCCAGACGTCTG GGGTGGACGACCGTCCCGAGGAGCCGAACCTGCCAATGCCCACGGCAGACAGGACCACATCCCGCACTTCCTCCTCGTCCTCTGACTCCTCCACCAATCCGCACAGCCCGGATGTCAGTGACGGCGGAGCAGACACGCCCTTGGCACAGTCTGACaaggaggaggatgggggagaTGGCGGGGCAGAGCCTGGAGCCTGCAGCTAG